In Myotis daubentonii chromosome 6, mMyoDau2.1, whole genome shotgun sequence, a genomic segment contains:
- the KCNK17 gene encoding potassium channel subfamily K member 17 yields MAPQASRPACPTMCGPRARAASEGRAPRCALPGTVLLLLVYLAYLALGTGVFWMLESPAAQASKARFKRDKWALLRNFTCLDGPALDSLIRGIIHAYQIGDIVLGNTTSMGRWEIVGSFFFSVSTITTIGYGNLSPRTMAARLFCIFFALVGIPLNLVVLNHLGHLMQQGVHRCARRLGGTWQDPAKARWLTGSGALLSGLLLFLLLPPLLFSHMEGWSYVEGFYFAFITLSTVGFGDYVIGMDPSRQYPLWYKNTVSLWILFGMAWLALIIKLIFSLMETRGRSYSCYHHSSKGDFKPRSWRQGPEGEAEHHSPGPGCYPEGPVGARQPSEPSTQVSRCGKER; encoded by the exons ATGGCTCCCCAGGCCAGCCGCCCTGCCTGTCCTACCATGTGCGGACCGCGAGCCCGGGCAGCGTCCGAAGGCAGGGCCCCGCGCTGCGCCCTGCCGGGCACCGTGCTCCTGCTCCTCGTCTACCTGGCTTACCTGGCCCTGGGCACCGGCGTGTTCTGGATGCTGGAGAGCCCCGCGGCGCAGGCCTCCAAGGCGAGGTTCAAGCGCGACAAGTGGGCGCTGCTGCGGAACTTCACGTGCCTGGACGGCCCGGCGCTGGACTCGCTGATCCGG gGCATCATCCACGCGTACCAAATTGGGGACATCGTCCTGGGCAACACCACCAGCATGGGGCGCTGGGAGATTGTGGGCTCCTTCTTCTTTTCCGtgtccaccatcaccaccatcg GCTACGGCAACCTGAGCCCCCGCACGATGGCCGCCCGCCTCTTCTGCATCTTCTTTGCTCTGGTGGGGATCCCGCTCAACCTCGTGGTGCTCAACCACCTGGGGCACCTCATGCAGCAGGGTGTGCACCGCTGTGCCCGCAGGCTGGGGGGCACCTGGCAG GACCCGGCCAAGGCCCGCTGGCTGACGGGCTCGGGTGCCCTCCTCTCGGgcctcctgctcttcctgctgctgccgcccctGCTCTTCTCCCACATGGAGGGCTGGAGCTACGTGGAAGGCTTCTACTTCGCCTTCATCACCCTCAGCACCGTGGGCTTCGGCGACTACGTGATCG GGATGGACCCCTCCCGGCAGTACCCACTGTGGTACAAGAACACAGTGTCCCTGTGGATTCTCTTCGGGATGGCGTGGCTGGCCCTGATCATCAAACTGATCTTCTCCCTGATGGAGACCCGGGGGAGGTCATATTCCTGCTACCACCACAGCTCCAAGGGAGACTTCAAGCCCCGAAGCTGGAGGCAGGgcccagagggagaggcagagcaccactccccagggccaggctgctACCCGGAGGGGCCTGTGGGGGCCAGGCAGCCTTCGGAACCCTCGACTCAGGTCTCACGCTGTGGAAAGGAGCGCTAG